A window of the Candidatus Syntrophosphaera sp. genome harbors these coding sequences:
- a CDS encoding MotA/TolQ/ExbB proton channel family protein — GGIWEALLTTIGGLIVGIVAIVFYNDIVQNMENIAKDMQNQAVESLIKFRGSWPGDTIQP; from the coding sequence CTGGTGGCATCTGGGAAGCTTTGTTGACCACGATCGGCGGCTTGATCGTGGGCATCGTGGCGATCGTTTTTTACAACGACATTGTCCAAAACATGGAAAACATCGCCAAAGACATGCAAAACCAGGCGGTGGAAAGCCTGATCAAGTTTCGCGGATCCTGGCCCGGAGATACTATCCAGCCATGA